The following are encoded together in the Bacteroidota bacterium genome:
- a CDS encoding 2-phosphosulfolactate phosphatase, with protein sequence MDSEKNKQDSSKPPLGRGANQLKIDACFSPYLYPVYKDNSSVVVIIDVLRATSAICTAFENGAEKIIPVATLEEAKKYKVNGTLVGAERNGLPVDGFDFGNSPFHYIGNHVKGKTIVLTTTNGTQAIEAAKDAYKIVIGSFLNIDALCGFLINEKRNILLLCSGWKNKFNLEDAVFAGAVTDEISKRSSNYNFGDACLALKYLYEMAKKNPNKFLNYSSHKERLAALNLKKDIKYCLTPNQTKVIPVYKEGALIPHP encoded by the coding sequence ATGGATAGCGAAAAAAATAAACAAGATTCTTCTAAGCCCCCTTTAGGGCGGGGGGCGAATCAATTAAAAATAGACGCCTGCTTCTCCCCTTATTTATATCCGGTTTACAAGGATAATTCAAGTGTTGTTGTAATCATTGATGTTCTTCGCGCAACTTCTGCCATTTGCACTGCGTTTGAAAATGGCGCTGAAAAAATTATTCCTGTCGCAACATTGGAAGAAGCAAAGAAATACAAAGTGAACGGAACTCTTGTTGGCGCAGAGCGGAATGGTTTGCCGGTGGATGGTTTTGATTTCGGCAATTCACCTTTTCATTATATAGGAAATCATGTGAAAGGAAAAACCATTGTGCTCACCACCACCAACGGCACGCAGGCAATTGAAGCGGCAAAAGACGCTTATAAAATTGTGATTGGTTCTTTTCTGAATATAGATGCGCTATGCGGATTTTTAATTAATGAAAAAAGAAATATTCTTCTTCTTTGTTCCGGATGGAAAAATAAATTCAATTTAGAAGATGCCGTTTTCGCAGGCGCAGTAACAGATGAAATTTCAAAACGCAGCAGCAATTATAATTTTGGTGATGCTTGCCTTGCGCTGAAATATCTTTACGAGATGGCGAAAAAAAATCCGAACAAGTTTCTGAATTATTCTTCCCATAAAGAAAGATTGGCTGCGCTCAATCTGAAAAAAGATATTAAGTATTGCCTCACGCCCAACCAGACGAAAGTTATTCCTGTATATAAGGAAGGAGCGCTGATACCTCATCCCTGA